A stretch of Microbulbifer bruguierae DNA encodes these proteins:
- the djlA gene encoding co-chaperone DjlA has product MSWLGAGIGAGIGMMFGGPIGAALGAWVGSSFGSGLKRLSEAGVTLNRDGAQTVFIVALFSMLAKMAKADGQVSKEEIQLVDDFIKNNLRLAAEDRQEAIKIFQNAKDDNYSIYDYARQFRQLIRNQAMREMVYRLLFAVAFADGELHPAEERILRDIPEALGLHSSIFTAMFNEFGQRGAATSGGSLQAHYDVLECSPEVSDKELKLAYRRKAAEFHPDKIASKGLPEAFMRHAEDQMKSITVAYDTIVAARKRQAAVNEA; this is encoded by the coding sequence ATGTCCTGGTTGGGTGCTGGTATCGGTGCCGGTATTGGCATGATGTTTGGCGGGCCTATCGGCGCTGCGCTAGGTGCCTGGGTGGGCAGTTCCTTTGGCTCCGGGCTCAAGAGACTGAGCGAGGCCGGCGTTACCCTGAACCGGGACGGTGCGCAGACGGTGTTTATCGTGGCACTGTTTTCCATGTTGGCGAAAATGGCCAAGGCTGACGGGCAGGTTTCCAAAGAGGAAATCCAGCTGGTTGATGATTTCATCAAGAACAATTTGCGTCTCGCTGCCGAAGATCGCCAGGAGGCGATCAAGATTTTCCAGAACGCCAAGGATGACAACTACAGTATCTACGATTATGCGCGCCAGTTTCGGCAGCTGATACGCAATCAGGCCATGCGGGAAATGGTGTATCGGTTGCTGTTTGCGGTGGCCTTTGCCGATGGTGAATTACACCCGGCGGAAGAGCGGATTCTGCGGGATATACCCGAGGCGCTGGGGCTACACAGTTCCATCTTTACGGCGATGTTCAACGAGTTCGGCCAGCGCGGCGCGGCCACCAGTGGTGGCAGTCTGCAGGCGCACTACGATGTGCTCGAGTGCTCCCCGGAAGTCAGTGACAAAGAATTGAAGCTGGCCTATCGCCGCAAGGCTGCGGAATTCCATCCGGATAAAATCGCGTCGAAAGGTCTTCCGGAAGCGTTTATGCGTCATGCGGAAGACCAGATGAAAAGTATTACCGTGGCGTACGACACCATCGTCGCGGCGCGCAAGCGCCAGGCGGCGGTTAACGAGGCCTGA
- a CDS encoding sodium ion-translocating decarboxylase subunit beta translates to MTSGQFIMILVGLGLLFLAIRKNFEPLLLVPIGFGGILANIPGANLALPAVEAAIYAGDAGVLAQLAEALGQGTFESVKELKVALENAPAAAYQSAVQVAADAGFSNGMLYNFYSVAIASGIAPLVIFMGVGAMTDFGPLLANPRTLFLGAAAQFGIFATVLGAVGMSAAGIMDFSIAEAAAIGIIGGADGPTAIYVSSLLAPELLGAIAVAAYSYMALVPLIQPPIMRALTTEQERRIEMVQLRPVSKREKIVFPLVLLILVALFLPDAAPLLGMFCFGNLMRECGVVSRLSDTAQNALINITTIFLGLSVGSKLAADKFLDPKTLGILALGIVAFAIGTAAGVLMAKLLNVFSKNKVNPLIGSAGVSAVPMAARVSNKLGLEANPHNFLLMHAMGPNVAGVIGSAVAAGVMITMVRAMTG, encoded by the coding sequence ATGACCTCCGGTCAGTTCATCATGATCCTGGTTGGTCTGGGGTTGCTGTTTCTGGCCATTCGCAAAAACTTCGAGCCATTGCTGCTGGTGCCTATCGGTTTCGGTGGCATCCTGGCGAATATTCCCGGTGCCAACTTGGCGCTGCCAGCGGTAGAGGCTGCCATTTACGCCGGTGATGCCGGGGTGTTGGCACAGCTGGCCGAGGCTCTCGGTCAGGGCACATTTGAATCGGTCAAGGAACTGAAGGTCGCACTGGAAAATGCGCCGGCGGCGGCCTATCAGAGTGCCGTTCAGGTGGCTGCGGATGCCGGATTCTCCAATGGCATGCTGTACAACTTCTACAGCGTGGCCATCGCTTCCGGTATTGCGCCACTGGTGATTTTCATGGGTGTTGGTGCCATGACGGACTTCGGCCCATTGCTGGCCAATCCACGCACCCTGTTTCTCGGCGCCGCGGCACAGTTCGGTATTTTCGCCACGGTGCTGGGAGCAGTGGGGATGTCCGCTGCCGGGATCATGGATTTCTCCATCGCGGAGGCGGCGGCCATCGGTATCATCGGTGGTGCTGACGGCCCTACCGCGATCTATGTGTCCAGCCTGCTCGCTCCTGAATTGTTGGGTGCCATTGCCGTGGCGGCGTATTCCTATATGGCGCTGGTGCCGCTGATTCAGCCGCCTATTATGCGTGCGCTGACGACGGAGCAGGAGCGTCGTATCGAGATGGTACAGCTGCGACCGGTGAGCAAGCGCGAGAAAATCGTGTTCCCGCTGGTGCTGTTGATTCTGGTGGCGCTGTTCCTGCCGGATGCCGCACCGCTTTTGGGAATGTTCTGCTTTGGTAATCTGATGCGCGAGTGTGGTGTGGTATCCCGCCTGTCGGATACGGCGCAGAACGCATTAATCAATATCACGACCATCTTCCTCGGCCTTTCCGTGGGCTCCAAGCTGGCGGCGGACAAGTTCCTCGACCCGAAGACCCTGGGGATTCTCGCACTGGGTATCGTGGCCTTTGCCATTGGCACCGCGGCGGGTGTATTGATGGCCAAGTTGTTGAATGTGTTCAGTAAGAACAAGGTCAACCCGCTCATTGGTTCGGCCGGCGTTTCCGCGGTACCTATGGCAGCGCGGGTCTCCAATAAGTTGGGGCTGGAAGCGAATCCGCACAATTTCCTGCTGATGCATGCCATGGGGCCGAATGTGGCCGGGGTGATCGGTTCCGCGGTTGCCGCCGGTGTGATGATCACTATGGTTCGCGCAATGACCGGCTGA
- the oadA gene encoding sodium-extruding oxaloacetate decarboxylase subunit alpha, with the protein MTEVNSLVKKSPLGITDVVLRDAHQSLFATRLRLDDMLPIAEKLDQVGFWSLESWGGATFDACIRYLGEDPWDRIRELKKAMPNTPQQMLFRGQNILGYRHYADDVVEKFVERAATNGVDVFRVFDAMNDMRNLQTALGAVKKQGKHAQGTISYTVSPVHNMDMWVDLGRQIEDMGADSIAIKDMAGLLRPYEGFELVTKLKAALDIPIHMQCHATTGLSTATALKCVEAGIDNIDTAISSMSMTYGHSPTEAVVAILEGTDRDTGLDINLLEEIAAYFREVRKKYAKFEGSLRGVDSRILVAQVPGGMLTNMENQLREQGAGDRLDEVLEEIPRVRKDLGYIPLVTPTSQIVGTQSVLNVLTGERYKSISKETAAVLKGEYGATPAEVDKELQDKVLDGSEPVTCRPADLLAPELDKLAAELQQKAAEEDIALASGAGEIDDVLTYALFPQIGLKFLKNRGNADAFEPVPTGNESSEVKNAQGEGIYTVTVEGQSYTVTVADGGDVTGLVQLGGGDSAAAPVAEGTGEAVKAPLAGNIFKVLVKPGDQVAEGQNIVILEAMKMETAISAPCAGSVTGVSIKEGDSVAVGDALLTIA; encoded by the coding sequence ATGACTGAGGTTAACTCTTTAGTTAAAAAATCCCCACTCGGGATTACCGACGTAGTCCTGCGCGACGCCCACCAATCGCTATTCGCTACCCGCCTGCGGCTGGACGATATGCTGCCCATCGCAGAGAAATTGGATCAGGTCGGGTTTTGGTCTCTTGAATCCTGGGGGGGAGCGACCTTTGACGCGTGTATTCGTTACCTGGGTGAAGATCCCTGGGACCGTATTCGCGAGCTGAAAAAGGCGATGCCCAATACGCCACAGCAGATGTTGTTTCGCGGCCAGAATATTCTGGGTTACCGCCATTACGCGGACGATGTAGTAGAAAAATTTGTTGAGCGGGCAGCGACTAACGGTGTCGATGTGTTCCGCGTATTCGACGCCATGAATGATATGCGCAACCTGCAAACGGCACTGGGCGCCGTCAAGAAGCAGGGCAAGCACGCGCAGGGCACCATCTCCTATACCGTGAGTCCGGTGCACAACATGGATATGTGGGTAGACCTGGGTCGGCAGATTGAAGACATGGGCGCAGACTCTATTGCCATTAAAGATATGGCGGGCCTGCTGCGTCCATATGAAGGTTTCGAACTGGTGACCAAACTGAAGGCCGCATTGGATATTCCCATTCATATGCAATGCCACGCTACCACTGGCCTTTCTACGGCGACTGCGCTGAAGTGCGTGGAGGCAGGTATCGACAATATCGATACTGCAATTTCCTCCATGTCGATGACGTATGGTCACAGTCCTACCGAAGCAGTTGTCGCAATCCTGGAAGGCACTGATCGCGATACTGGTCTGGATATCAACCTGCTGGAAGAAATCGCGGCTTATTTCCGTGAGGTGCGTAAAAAGTACGCAAAATTCGAAGGCTCACTGCGCGGCGTCGACTCGCGGATCCTGGTCGCACAGGTGCCCGGCGGTATGCTGACGAATATGGAAAACCAGCTGCGCGAACAGGGTGCCGGTGATCGTCTGGATGAAGTACTGGAAGAAATTCCCCGGGTGCGCAAAGACCTGGGTTATATCCCTCTGGTAACACCGACCTCCCAGATCGTTGGTACCCAGTCGGTACTGAATGTTTTGACTGGCGAGCGTTACAAGTCCATTTCCAAAGAAACCGCCGCAGTACTGAAAGGCGAATACGGTGCAACTCCGGCCGAAGTCGACAAAGAACTGCAAGACAAAGTATTGGACGGTAGCGAGCCGGTGACCTGTCGCCCGGCAGACCTACTGGCCCCCGAGCTGGACAAGCTGGCTGCGGAGCTGCAGCAGAAGGCCGCGGAAGAGGATATTGCCCTCGCCAGTGGCGCAGGTGAAATCGATGATGTGCTGACTTACGCACTCTTCCCCCAGATTGGTCTCAAGTTTCTCAAGAATCGCGGCAACGCGGATGCCTTCGAGCCGGTACCCACCGGCAATGAGTCTTCCGAGGTGAAGAATGCGCAGGGAGAGGGAATTTACACGGTAACCGTAGAAGGCCAGAGCTACACCGTGACGGTTGCTGACGGCGGTGATGTGACGGGGCTGGTGCAGCTCGGCGGTGGCGATAGCGCTGCGGCACCAGTGGCCGAGGGTACCGGTGAAGCGGTGAAAGCACCTTTGGCTGGCAACATCTTCAAGGTGCTGGTGAAGCCCGGTGATCAGGTTGCCGAAGGCCAGAACATCGTGATTCTGGAGGCGATGAAAATGGAAACTGCCATCAGTGCGCCCTGCGCAGGCAGCGTGACCGGTGTCAGTATAAAAGAAGGTGATTCCGTGGCGGTGGGCGATGCCCTGCTGACCATCGCATAA
- a CDS encoding OadG family protein codes for MQQALLQQGLDITLFGMGIVFTFLLLLVICTTFMSRVMSRFFPEPEPVAAPSPAPASTSAAGNSKLRKIIEAAVEQHRNRRK; via the coding sequence GTGCAACAAGCTTTATTGCAGCAAGGCCTGGACATCACGCTGTTCGGTATGGGAATCGTATTTACGTTTCTGCTGCTGCTTGTGATTTGCACTACTTTCATGTCCCGCGTCATGAGCCGCTTTTTCCCCGAACCGGAGCCGGTGGCTGCGCCGTCTCCCGCCCCCGCATCAACCTCTGCTGCGGGTAATTCCAAATTACGAAAAATCATTGAAGCTGCCGTCGAGCAACACCGTAATCGCCGCAAGTAA
- a CDS encoding tRNA dihydrouridine synthase encodes MPLIYQAPMEGVIDHHVRALLSKLGGVDICVTEFVRVTHTRLPRRVFTRLCPELEQGAKTPSGIPVRLQLLGGNPQAMAYNAAKAVEAGARAIDLNFGCPAKSVNNSDGGACLLQSPSRVEAIVAAVRNAVPGEVPVSAKIRLGYEDRSSYLDNARAAEAGGASELAVHARSKVDAYRPPAYWEYIGEIRDQLDIRVIANGDLWTLEDFQRCRKVTGCDAYMFGRSLLARPDIGLQIRALCEGREYVPLRWQQIAALLYEYYTTTKHEYPAKYLGNRIKQWLAYLKLSYPQAATFFERIKRHRDAELLEIAFAEQLAASGENNLPARAGAHAA; translated from the coding sequence ATGCCCCTGATTTACCAGGCGCCGATGGAGGGCGTTATCGATCACCATGTGCGAGCGCTGCTGTCGAAACTTGGCGGCGTCGATATCTGCGTAACGGAATTTGTGCGTGTCACCCACACCCGGTTGCCCCGGCGTGTATTTACCCGCCTGTGCCCGGAGCTGGAACAGGGCGCAAAAACCCCCAGTGGAATCCCGGTGCGACTGCAGCTATTGGGAGGCAATCCCCAGGCCATGGCCTACAACGCTGCCAAAGCTGTCGAGGCCGGTGCTCGCGCCATTGACCTGAATTTCGGTTGCCCGGCCAAATCCGTGAACAACAGCGATGGCGGCGCCTGTCTGCTGCAGTCACCGTCCCGAGTGGAGGCCATCGTCGCCGCCGTGCGTAACGCAGTGCCGGGGGAAGTACCGGTATCGGCCAAGATCCGTCTCGGCTACGAGGATCGAAGCAGTTACCTGGACAATGCCCGCGCCGCCGAAGCAGGCGGAGCCTCTGAGCTGGCGGTCCACGCACGCTCCAAGGTAGACGCCTATCGACCTCCCGCTTACTGGGAGTACATCGGTGAAATCCGCGATCAACTCGACATCCGGGTGATCGCCAACGGCGACCTCTGGACGCTGGAGGATTTCCAGCGTTGCCGGAAAGTAACTGGTTGCGATGCCTATATGTTTGGCCGCAGCCTACTGGCGCGACCGGATATCGGACTTCAGATACGCGCCTTGTGTGAAGGGCGGGAGTATGTGCCACTGAGGTGGCAGCAAATTGCCGCCCTGCTTTACGAATACTACACAACCACCAAACACGAGTACCCGGCCAAATACCTGGGGAACCGTATCAAGCAATGGCTCGCCTACCTTAAATTGAGCTACCCACAGGCGGCGACGTTTTTTGAGCGCATCAAACGTCACAGGGATGCCGAACTACTGGAAATCGCATTTGCCGAGCAACTGGCCGCCTCCGGGGAAAACAATCTGCCCGCAAGGGCAGGCGCCCACGCGGCGTGA
- the pulA gene encoding pullulanase-type alpha-1,6-glucosidase, with the protein MQVFFRARGRVHAASLLATAIAVSVHGTALASTNSELSMVNIPGSLQTAIGCEGDWQPECAVSQLTYDEQDDIWQGSFPLPAGNYEYKVAINGSWDENYGGGADPGGPNIGLSLAATGPIKFIYDHETKWIADNVRHTVVTAAGDFQSELGCPGDWQPDCLRSWLQDVDGDGIYTFITSEIPAGDYQMKAALHEGWDESYGSDGSNIAFTVEAGKEVYFAFDSATKTVVVSTDGIPKGDLSTDKAHWVDAQTIVWPLNLPEGGSARLVVSDSATLELGPDGVSGDSEIALQLNPQGMSTAAQARFPHLAGHTVFTLPATADIAALVRGQLALAIYDAEGNIVDASGVQTAGVLDAVFAYDGTLGASVSENAIDFALWAPTAKSVTVHLYDSSDQYESSAQVEMTSENGVWSASTSIEWNRKFYLYEVEVYSYASRRIETNWVSDPYSLSLSANSHKSQIVDLNDADLKPEGWDATTKPALHATEDISLYELHVRDFSVRDDLVSEAARGTFAAFTEDGRGMLHLAELAGAGLTHVHLLPAFDFATVNEDRTAHLTTPDLSVYAADSTEQQAAVNAIRDGDGFNWGYDPLHFTVPEGSYATDPDGVQRIVEFRQMVQSLNDIGLRVVMDVVYNHTSSFGQHDRSILDKIVPGYYHRRNNEGFVEMSSCCANTASEHTMMEKLMRDSIKTWATAYKVDGFRFDLMGHHSRENILSVAADMHALTIEDEGVDGSAIYLYGEGWNFGEVADDARFTQARQANMAGTGVGTFNDRLRDSVRGGNPFGGYEEQGFGTGLYSDSNGKFGGSDERATLLTLADKVRISLTGNLASYTLTDSSGASLTGAELIYNGQPTGYTADPQESINYVAAHDNETLFDGIQIKANSITSLADRVRLQNFSNSLVMLAQGVPFIHAGQEFLRSKSMDRDSYNSGDWFNALDFSLATDNWAAGLPVADKNEDKWALMAPLLANPEIAPQQSDREFALAVFKEWLQIRASSGLFRLPTAEAVTSVLSFANTGPDQIPGLIAMHLKDPAGDFDGETSQIVALFNGGSETVEFTLESAAALPFTLHPIQQQSVDEALAAAGVDAGVFTVPARTTAVFVLARADDSSIVVDAPEEEETPQENNGRRRGGSMGFALLALFALALMRRRLR; encoded by the coding sequence ATGCAAGTATTCTTCCGCGCGCGGGGGCGCGTCCATGCGGCTTCGCTTTTGGCGACAGCCATTGCTGTATCGGTCCACGGCACCGCACTCGCCAGCACCAACTCCGAACTCTCCATGGTCAACATTCCCGGCTCTCTTCAGACCGCGATCGGCTGCGAGGGAGACTGGCAACCCGAGTGCGCGGTATCCCAGCTGACGTATGACGAACAGGACGATATCTGGCAGGGCAGCTTCCCGCTGCCGGCAGGCAATTACGAATACAAAGTGGCCATCAACGGCAGCTGGGACGAAAACTATGGCGGTGGTGCCGACCCCGGCGGCCCCAACATCGGCCTCAGCCTAGCCGCAACTGGCCCGATCAAATTCATTTATGACCATGAGACCAAATGGATTGCCGACAATGTAAGACACACCGTCGTCACTGCCGCCGGCGACTTCCAGAGTGAACTGGGCTGCCCCGGAGACTGGCAGCCAGACTGCCTGCGAAGCTGGTTGCAGGATGTGGACGGAGACGGTATCTACACCTTTATCACCAGCGAAATCCCCGCTGGCGACTATCAGATGAAGGCGGCTTTGCACGAAGGCTGGGATGAAAGCTATGGCAGCGACGGCAGCAATATCGCCTTTACCGTGGAAGCGGGTAAAGAGGTGTATTTCGCCTTCGACAGCGCCACGAAAACGGTGGTTGTCAGCACCGACGGCATTCCAAAAGGTGACCTTTCCACAGACAAGGCGCACTGGGTAGATGCCCAAACCATCGTCTGGCCGCTGAACCTGCCCGAGGGCGGCAGTGCCAGGCTTGTGGTCAGCGACTCGGCCACCCTGGAACTTGGGCCGGATGGTGTGTCTGGAGACAGTGAAATCGCCCTGCAGCTCAACCCGCAGGGCATGTCCACCGCTGCTCAAGCCAGGTTCCCGCACCTTGCGGGTCACACGGTATTTACCCTTCCTGCCACTGCCGACATTGCCGCCCTGGTCAGAGGGCAGCTTGCACTAGCGATCTACGATGCCGAGGGCAATATCGTCGATGCAAGCGGCGTGCAAACCGCCGGAGTACTCGACGCGGTGTTCGCCTACGACGGCACCCTGGGAGCAAGCGTCAGCGAAAACGCCATCGATTTCGCGCTCTGGGCCCCAACCGCAAAGTCCGTGACAGTTCATCTCTACGACAGTAGCGACCAGTACGAATCGAGCGCCCAGGTTGAAATGACTTCCGAAAACGGTGTTTGGAGCGCATCCACCAGCATCGAATGGAACCGCAAGTTCTATCTGTACGAAGTGGAGGTCTACTCCTATGCCAGCCGCAGGATAGAAACAAACTGGGTGTCAGACCCCTACTCCCTGAGCCTGTCTGCCAACTCCCATAAATCCCAGATCGTCGACCTGAATGACGCCGATCTGAAACCGGAAGGCTGGGACGCTACAACCAAACCCGCCCTGCACGCGACCGAAGATATCAGTCTTTACGAGCTGCACGTGCGCGACTTCAGCGTTCGCGACGATCTCGTCAGCGAAGCGGCGCGTGGTACCTTTGCCGCATTCACGGAAGACGGCCGGGGCATGCTGCACCTTGCCGAGCTGGCGGGCGCCGGTCTGACCCATGTGCACCTGTTGCCCGCCTTCGATTTCGCAACCGTGAATGAAGACCGGACAGCACACCTCACCACTCCGGATCTCAGTGTCTATGCCGCCGACAGTACCGAGCAGCAGGCAGCAGTGAATGCGATCCGCGATGGCGATGGCTTCAACTGGGGCTACGACCCACTCCATTTCACGGTGCCGGAAGGCAGCTATGCCACCGATCCAGACGGTGTCCAGCGCATTGTCGAATTTCGCCAGATGGTGCAGTCTCTGAATGACATCGGTCTGCGCGTGGTAATGGATGTGGTCTACAACCACACCAGCTCTTTTGGCCAACACGACCGCTCTATCCTCGACAAAATCGTTCCCGGTTATTACCACCGCCGCAATAACGAAGGCTTCGTCGAAATGAGCAGCTGCTGCGCCAACACCGCCAGCGAGCACACCATGATGGAAAAGCTCATGCGCGACTCCATCAAGACCTGGGCAACGGCATATAAAGTAGACGGGTTCCGCTTCGACCTGATGGGCCACCACAGCAGGGAAAACATCCTGAGTGTGGCCGCCGACATGCACGCATTGACCATCGAAGACGAGGGTGTGGATGGATCTGCTATTTACCTGTACGGCGAGGGCTGGAACTTTGGCGAAGTCGCTGACGATGCCCGCTTCACACAAGCTCGCCAGGCCAATATGGCGGGCACTGGGGTCGGCACTTTCAACGACCGCCTGCGCGACAGCGTACGCGGCGGCAACCCCTTCGGCGGTTATGAAGAGCAGGGCTTCGGCACCGGCCTGTACAGTGACAGTAACGGCAAGTTCGGCGGCAGCGACGAGCGCGCAACACTGCTTACCCTGGCGGACAAAGTACGCATCTCTCTCACAGGCAACCTCGCCAGCTACACGTTGACGGATTCCAGTGGGGCCTCGCTCACCGGTGCAGAGCTGATCTATAACGGACAGCCCACCGGTTACACGGCGGACCCACAGGAATCCATCAACTATGTCGCCGCGCACGATAATGAAACCCTGTTCGACGGGATTCAGATCAAGGCCAACAGTATTACCAGCCTGGCCGATCGGGTACGCCTGCAAAACTTTAGCAATTCACTGGTAATGCTGGCCCAGGGGGTGCCATTTATCCATGCTGGACAGGAGTTCCTGCGCTCCAAATCCATGGACCGTGACAGCTACAATTCCGGTGACTGGTTCAACGCTCTGGATTTTTCCCTCGCCACCGACAACTGGGCGGCAGGGCTGCCAGTTGCGGACAAGAACGAGGACAAATGGGCGCTGATGGCTCCCCTGCTGGCCAATCCGGAAATCGCACCACAGCAAAGTGATCGTGAATTTGCCCTGGCAGTATTCAAGGAATGGCTGCAGATCCGGGCCAGCAGCGGCCTGTTCCGCCTGCCAACTGCGGAAGCGGTGACGTCTGTGTTGTCCTTTGCCAATACTGGACCGGATCAGATCCCGGGACTGATCGCCATGCACCTGAAGGATCCGGCCGGGGATTTCGATGGGGAAACCTCGCAGATCGTCGCCTTGTTCAATGGGGGTAGCGAAACGGTCGAGTTTACTCTCGAGTCAGCCGCAGCATTGCCCTTCACCCTGCACCCCATACAACAGCAGTCTGTGGATGAAGCCCTGGCAGCGGCGGGTGTCGACGCAGGCGTGTTCACTGTTCCCGCCCGCACCACTGCGGTGTTTGTGCTCGCTCGCGCGGACGACAGCTCAATCGTAGTAGACGCACCGGAAGAAGAGGAAACCCCGCAAGAAAATAACGGGCGCCGCCGGGGTGGCTCCATGGGCTTTGCCCTGCTGGCACTTTTTGCTCTTGCGCTGATGCGCCGTCGCCTGCGGTGA
- the ppnN gene encoding nucleotide 5'-monophosphate nucleosidase PpnN gives MVTDVVNAEVSPTGQFDILSKYEIHKLTDDSRGPQYQLFRNCSLAVLNCGNYMDDGKELLEKYADFDISVIPTERSVKLKVTNAPASAFVDGKIIRGIAEHLFAVLRDIIYVNSEITGDPRYDLVSAQGVTDAVFHILRNAGTFDRDRSPRLVVCWGGHSISREEYDYTKRVGYQLALRHLDICTGCGPGAMKGPMKGATIGHAKQRDQHGQYLGISEPGIIAAEAPNPIVNELVIMPDIEKRLEAFVRTGHGIVVFPGGAGTAEEILYLLGILLHEDNRAQPFPVIFTGPTSAADYFIRIDQFIASTLGEDARSRYQIIIDDPEEVARQMATGIEKVRQYRKETGDAYYYNWQLKISTEFQRPFVPTHENMRSLELHKRQEPHLLAANLRRAFSGIVSGNVKDQGIRNVEKNGPYELRGDPALMRSMDTLLESFVKQQRMKLPGKEYIPCYRISAD, from the coding sequence ATGGTCACTGATGTTGTCAATGCCGAAGTATCACCCACCGGGCAGTTCGATATCCTGTCCAAATACGAAATTCACAAACTCACCGACGATAGTCGCGGACCGCAATACCAGCTTTTCCGCAACTGCTCTCTCGCCGTACTCAACTGCGGCAATTACATGGATGATGGCAAAGAACTGCTGGAAAAATATGCCGATTTCGATATCTCTGTTATTCCCACCGAGCGCAGCGTAAAGCTAAAAGTAACCAACGCGCCCGCCAGCGCATTCGTAGACGGCAAGATAATCCGCGGTATCGCCGAGCACCTTTTTGCAGTGCTGCGGGACATCATCTACGTCAACAGCGAAATCACCGGCGACCCGCGCTACGACCTGGTATCGGCGCAGGGCGTCACCGACGCGGTATTTCATATCCTGCGCAACGCGGGCACCTTTGACCGGGACCGCTCTCCCCGTCTCGTCGTCTGCTGGGGTGGCCACTCCATTTCCCGCGAGGAATACGATTACACCAAGCGCGTAGGTTATCAGCTGGCCCTGCGGCATCTGGATATCTGTACCGGTTGCGGCCCTGGCGCCATGAAAGGACCGATGAAAGGCGCCACCATTGGCCACGCCAAACAGCGCGATCAACACGGGCAGTACCTGGGCATTTCCGAACCGGGAATCATCGCCGCCGAAGCGCCCAACCCGATCGTCAATGAACTGGTCATCATGCCGGATATCGAGAAGCGCCTGGAGGCATTCGTGCGTACCGGCCACGGTATTGTGGTCTTCCCCGGAGGCGCCGGTACCGCCGAAGAAATTCTCTACCTGCTGGGTATTCTCCTGCACGAAGACAACCGGGCGCAGCCCTTCCCGGTAATTTTTACCGGCCCTACCAGCGCGGCAGACTATTTCATCCGCATCGATCAGTTTATCGCCAGCACCCTGGGCGAAGACGCCAGGTCCCGCTACCAGATTATTATTGACGACCCAGAGGAAGTCGCCCGCCAAATGGCCACCGGCATCGAAAAGGTTCGCCAATATCGCAAGGAAACCGGCGATGCCTATTACTACAACTGGCAGCTGAAAATCTCTACGGAATTCCAGCGACCATTTGTCCCTACCCATGAAAATATGCGCAGTCTCGAGCTGCACAAGAGACAGGAACCCCATCTGCTCGCGGCCAATCTGCGTCGCGCATTTTCCGGGATCGTTTCCGGCAACGTGAAGGACCAGGGAATTCGCAACGTAGAAAAAAATGGCCCCTATGAACTGCGTGGCGATCCGGCACTGATGCGTAGTATGGATACCCTACTGGAGTCATTTGTGAAACAGCAGCGTATGAAGCTGCCCGGTAAGGAGTACATTCCCTGCTACCGGATCAGCGCAGACTGA